In a single window of the Deltaproteobacteria bacterium genome:
- a CDS encoding iron ABC transporter permease: MKARTWVQWGLLLSPLPAFVLALQVGAYPVPWETLWGAFVYCPEQAALPDYLRVIIFNVRLPRIVLAMLVGLTLSFSGATLQAVFRNPLVDAYLLGLSSGAAFGCAISVAFFPSLPIQVGAFIFSLLAAFLTFTLARTRGEVPTLSLILAGIVVSAFFAAMVSVIKFMVDPHKLASIVYWLMGSLSLADWHAVWTALPWMLAGASLVWLGRWRLNALSMGEVEAKALGVEVGRERGLFILAAAVAVAAAVSVSGIIGWVGLMTPHIVRMLVGPDHRRVIPLSMTVGASFMLLSDTVARTFTAGEIPVGIITTLFGAPFFIYLLKKGGQESWKT; this comes from the coding sequence TTGAAGGCCCGGACCTGGGTCCAGTGGGGGCTGCTCCTGTCCCCCTTACCGGCCTTTGTTTTGGCCCTGCAGGTGGGAGCCTACCCGGTGCCCTGGGAAACCTTGTGGGGAGCGTTCGTTTATTGCCCCGAGCAAGCGGCCCTGCCGGACTACCTGCGGGTGATCATCTTTAATGTCCGTCTCCCCCGGATTGTCCTGGCGATGCTGGTCGGTCTGACCCTGTCCTTCTCCGGGGCCACCCTCCAGGCGGTATTCCGCAATCCGCTCGTGGATGCCTATCTGCTGGGATTGTCCTCGGGGGCGGCGTTTGGCTGCGCCATCTCGGTGGCCTTTTTTCCATCCCTGCCCATCCAGGTGGGGGCCTTTATTTTCAGCCTGCTGGCGGCTTTCTTGACCTTTACTTTGGCTCGGACCCGCGGCGAGGTGCCGACTCTGTCCCTGATTCTGGCCGGGATTGTGGTTTCGGCCTTTTTCGCCGCCATGGTTTCGGTCATCAAATTCATGGTGGACCCCCACAAGCTGGCCAGCATCGTCTATTGGCTGATGGGCAGTCTCTCTCTGGCGGATTGGCACGCCGTCTGGACCGCCTTACCCTGGATGCTGGCGGGGGCGTCGCTCGTCTGGCTGGGCCGCTGGCGTCTCAATGCTTTGTCCATGGGCGAGGTGGAAGCGAAAGCCTTGGGAGTGGAAGTCGGGCGAGAGCGGGGTCTGTTTATCCTGGCCGCCGCGGTCGCCGTCGCCGCGGCGGTGTCGGTCAGCGGCATCATCGGCTGGGTGGGGTTAATGACCCCGCATATCGTCCGCATGCTGGTAGGCCCGGACCACCGGCGGGTAATTCCGCTATCTATGACGGTCGGAGCCAGTTTTATGCTATTGTCGGATACTGTCGCCCGCACCTTTACCGCCGGGGAGATCCCGGTGGGTATTATTACTACCCTGTTCGGAGCGCCCTTTTTTATCTATCTTCTCAAGAAAGGCGGCCAGGAATCCTGGAAGACATGA
- a CDS encoding ABC transporter ATP-binding protein: MITVTDLSIQLNGQPILNGVTIEARPGEVTVLLGPNGSGKTTLLLCLSAQLRPQTGTINLAGHHLDKLRRRALAQLLATVPQEHHPVFPYTVREVILLGRVARVGYWTQPGSRDHEVVEQILDLLGIRPLADKPYTRISGGERQLVLIARCLAQEPQVLLLDEPTSHLDFKNQVVILELVRDLARQRQLTVLLTLHDPNLALLFADRVVLLAGGQVVAQGTPGEVVHPAAMAQLYGMEVEMLSQGDQRLLCPKLP, encoded by the coding sequence ATGATTACCGTCACGGACCTCAGCATCCAGCTTAACGGCCAGCCCATCCTTAACGGGGTAACCATAGAGGCCCGTCCGGGCGAGGTCACGGTCTTGTTGGGACCTAACGGCTCCGGGAAGACTACCCTGTTGTTGTGCCTCAGTGCCCAGCTCCGGCCCCAAACCGGTACCATCAACCTGGCTGGCCATCACCTCGATAAGCTGCGGCGGCGAGCCTTGGCGCAGTTGTTGGCCACCGTCCCCCAGGAGCATCACCCGGTCTTTCCCTACACTGTGCGTGAGGTCATTCTGCTGGGCCGGGTGGCCCGGGTCGGCTATTGGACGCAGCCGGGATCCCGGGATCACGAAGTGGTCGAACAAATCCTGGACCTCTTGGGTATCCGGCCCCTGGCTGACAAACCCTATACCCGCATCAGCGGCGGTGAGCGGCAACTGGTGCTGATCGCCCGCTGTCTGGCCCAGGAACCCCAGGTGCTGTTGCTCGATGAACCCACCAGCCACCTGGATTTTAAAAATCAGGTGGTGATCTTGGAATTGGTACGAGACTTGGCCCGTCAGCGTCAGTTGACGGTGCTGCTTACCCTGCATGACCCGAATCTGGCGCTGCTGTTCGCTGACCGGGTCGTCCTGCTGGCCGGAGGCCAGGTGGTCGCGCAGGGAACGCCTGGGGAAGTGGTCCACCCGGCGGCCATGGCCCAGCTCTACGGCATGGAAGTGGAGATGCTGTCCCAGGGCGACCAGAGGCTTCTGTGCCCCAAACTGCCATGA